One window of Nocardia nova SH22a genomic DNA carries:
- the rpmB gene encoding 50S ribosomal protein L28 — MSAHCQVTGRKPGFGKSVSHSHVRTNRRWDPNIQRKTYYLPSEGRRITLRVSAKGIKTIDRDGIEAVVARLRKQGEKI; from the coding sequence ATGTCGGCCCACTGCCAGGTCACCGGCCGCAAGCCGGGCTTCGGTAAATCCGTATCGCACTCCCACGTCCGGACCAATCGGCGCTGGGATCCGAACATCCAGCGCAAGACCTACTACCTGCCCAGCGAGGGCCGCCGCATCACGCTGCGGGTCTCGGCCAAGGGCATCAAGACCATCGACCGCGACGGGATCGAGGCCGTGGTGGCCCGGTTGCGCAAGCAGGGGGAGAAGATCTGA
- the rpmG gene encoding 50S ribosomal protein L33 has product MARSNEIRPIVKLRSTGGTGYTYVTRKNRRNDPDRLVLRKYDPILRRHIDFREDR; this is encoded by the coding sequence ATGGCCCGCAGCAACGAGATCCGCCCGATCGTCAAACTGCGATCCACCGGTGGCACCGGCTACACCTATGTCACCCGCAAGAACCGCCGCAACGACCCCGACCGCCTGGTGCTGCGCAAATACGATCCGATCCTGCGCCGCCACATCGATTTCCGCGAGGACCGCTGA
- the rpsN gene encoding 30S ribosomal protein S14: MAKKSKIIRNEQRREIVARYAERRAELKELIRDPATPDEQRGAAQLALQRLPRDASPVRLRNRDAADGRPRGHLRKFGLSRVRMREMAHRGELPGVHKSSW, from the coding sequence ATGGCCAAGAAATCCAAGATCATCCGCAATGAGCAGCGCCGCGAGATCGTGGCCCGCTACGCCGAGCGCCGGGCGGAACTGAAGGAACTGATCCGCGATCCCGCCACCCCCGATGAACAGCGCGGGGCCGCCCAGCTCGCCCTGCAGCGACTGCCGCGCGACGCCAGTCCGGTACGATTGCGCAATCGGGACGCCGCCGATGGCCGCCCCCGTGGACACCTCCGCAAGTTCGGATTGTCCCGGGTACGTATGCGCGAGATGGCCCACCGGGGCGAGCTGCCCGGTGTACACAAGTCGAGTTGGTAG
- the rpsR gene encoding 30S ribosomal protein S18 translates to MAVKRGPSKRIRAEQARRPKKNPLIAAGVETVDYKDVNLLRTFISDRGKIRSRRVTGLTPQQQRQVAVAVKNAREMALLPFTSR, encoded by the coding sequence ATGGCAGTCAAGCGTGGACCGTCCAAGCGGATCCGTGCCGAGCAGGCCCGTCGGCCGAAGAAGAATCCGCTCATCGCCGCGGGTGTCGAGACGGTCGACTACAAGGACGTGAACCTGTTGCGCACCTTCATCTCCGACCGCGGCAAGATCCGCAGCCGCCGGGTCACCGGCCTCACCCCGCAGCAGCAGCGGCAGGTCGCGGTCGCGGTGAAGAACGCGCGCGAGATGGCGCTGCTGCCGTTCACCAGCCGGTAG